A region of the Deltaproteobacteria bacterium genome:
CTTTTCCGCCAATTTCCTGACCTCGTCCGCCACGACAGCAAACCCCCGGCCCGCATCCCCGGCACGCGCAGCCTCAATGGCGGCGTTCAGGGCCAGAAGATTGGTTTGGTCGGCGATATCCGAAATCATGGACAGGACACTGTTGATGTCGCCTGTCCGGTCCGCGAGATGGTTCATGGATGTTTTCAGCGCGAGGATATCGGCCTTGACCTGGGTAATGGAATTGACGGCCTCGCCAACCTGATCCGCGCCCTTCTTGGCTTCTTCTCCGGCTGTCTGGCTTTGGCCGGCGGCGTTCTGCGCACTGGCCGCCACGGCTTTGATCATCTGGTCCACATGATGCACCGCCTCGACAGCCTCGGCGCTTCGAGTATTCTGAAAATCAGCGCCCTTGGCGATGTGTTCGATCTCCGCGGAAAAGCTTTCCGTGCTCCGCGAAATTTCGTCGACAATCTCCTGAAGAATGCATGCCGCCTGGACCCGCCCCTGATGCTGCGCCCGTTCGGCCTCTTCCTGCGCGAGCTTGGCCTGTTCCAAGGCTTGGCGTGCCTTGGTTGCCTCGGCCTTGGCCTCCTCGTTGCGCATCTCGGCTTCCTGAATGTAGGCCTGCAACGTCGAAACCATTGTCCGAAGCGCGTTCGCCAAGTCTCCGGCCTCGTCTGTCCGGTTCATCTCCAATCTGGCTGAAAAATCTCCAGACGCGATTGCTTTGGCGTACCCGATGACTTCAACAAGCGGCCGCGTGATATTTTTTGTCAGATACGCGCCAATCAGCAACGAGAAAAAAATCCACCCAAAACCCCCGCGACGGACATATTCCCGATGAGAAGAGCCTTGCTGATTGATGCGGTAGCGTCCTTGTCGGTCATGTTCGCATTCAGCTCGACCAAGCTATTGATGGTTGCGCGCATGCCCTGGTTCAGGCTCAACCCTTCAACCATGATGAGGCGTGACATGCCGTCATACAACGTTTCCGCCGAATCCGCCTGCCGTGAAAGGACGGAGAGCTGATGCTCGATACGCTCCGCGGTGTTTATTATTTTTTCTTCGAAAACAAATGAAGCCGCGTCAGCATCTCCCTGTCGGATG
Encoded here:
- a CDS encoding chemotaxis protein — translated: MNRTDEAGDLANALRTMVSTLQAYIQEAEMRNEEAKAEATKARQALEQAKLAQEEAERAQHQGRVQAACILQEIVDEISRSTESFSAEIEHIAKGADFQNTRSAEAVEAVHHVDQMIKAVAASAQNAAGQSQTAGEEAKKGADQVGEAVNSITQVKADILALKTSMNHLADRTGDINSVLSMISDIADQTNLLALNAAIEAARAGDAGRGFAVVADEVRKLAEK